AACACCGCTTTGTGATCCTCTCGGATCTCTGGGCGGCTGGGGGTGTAGGTCGTGGCACCCCGGGCCAAGCGATCTATCGCTTGCACTAGTTCGTGCACACCCTGGTTCTTAGAGGCCACCATGGGTACAATTGGCAAACCTAAGGCTGCTTCCAACACATGGGGCTCAATCTGCATGCCCTGCTGCTCGGCCACATCCATCATATTCAAGCCCAGCACTACCGGAGTGGATAGGCCCATTAGTTCAGCTACAAGGTACAAGTTGCGCTCCAGGGCGGCTGCATCCACGATCGCCACTACTACGTCGGGTTTTTCCTTGATGATGTAATCTCGGGCAATGCGTTCTTCGACGGAATTGGCAGTCAGACTATAGGTACCCGGCAGGTCCACAACCCGCACGGTCGTGCCATTGTAGTGGTAGGTGCCGACTTTTTGCTCGATGGTTTTGCCGGGCCAGTTGCCAACATATTGGCTGAGGCCGGTCAGCAAGTTGAAGACCGTGGATTTCCCAACGTTCGGCTGACCAGCCAGAGCGACGGTGATGGTACGTCCCTCAACCTGTTGCTCCATCCTTGCTGTCTCCTTGCGGCCTTACTAGGACTTTATTCGCCTCACCGCGTCCCAGAGCCACCCTGGTGTCTCGCACCATTACGATGACGGGACCGTGGCCTAAGTTCTGCACCATGGTTACCTGGACTCCAGGGGTGAAGCCCAGAGCAGCCAGACGACAAACGAATCCCCGCCCTCCGGTCAATTGTACTACTACTCCTATGTGCCCGGTGGCTAAGTCGCTTAACGGTAAGCACTCATTGTTTATCACATTCCCCTCCTACGACGACAAAATGGGTGATGCGGGAACCGCTACAAGAGCCGCACCATGACCAATGAGGCTGCTTCACGCCCCAGCACATGATGGGCCCTGCCAATCTGCACTGTCAGGGGCCCCCGAAAAGGAGCCACTGCCTCGACCAAAACCGCAGCCTGGGGTCGAAGCCCGAGGCTATCCAAATAATGCAGTAACTCGGGATCCTCGTCCGCCACGTACAATACGACTCCCTCTTGCCCGGGTTCTAATTCAGCCAGTGGTCGCCCCGCTTCCGTGGTCATTTCCCCCGCGACGGTGGGGATCGGGTTGCCGTGGGGACAAGTCCGTGGTTGGTCTAAATACTGGGCTATTCTCTCCTCCAGCAGGGGCGAGGTGGCATGCTCCAGCCTGCACGCCTCAGCGTGTACCTGATGCCAAGGTAGCCCCAGCACATCGGTGAGGAATCGTTCCCACAGGCGATGACGGCGGATCACCCGCAGTGCCTGGGCCCGCCCCTCGGTAGTCAACGACACACCCTTGTAAGGCACGTAAAGGGCCAGCCCTTGCTCGACCAGTTTCCTGACCATCTCATTGACTGAGACGGGGGAAATTTGTAACTGCTGGGCAAGGGTAGAAAGTGCGACGGGCTGTTCCATCTCACCTGTTAGTTTGTAGATGGCCTCCAGATACTCTTGGATGCTCTCCGAGACTATAGACATTCTCCAATTGATATTAGGTTTGCCTTAAATAAATATGTTGGCATACCTAATTATATAACACTTTCTACCAGATGTCAAATCAGGCCCTATCGCATAGCCAGGTTTCAACAAGTTGGGTGTGTTTGGGAAATTTGACGCCAGAGAAGCGGGGTAAACGCCCTGATGAGTGGACATCATCAGGGCGTTCGTTCATCAGGATGGGGGAACTATTTCGTTTCACCACAATGGGATAGGCATGCACCGCGGCGGCGCTATGGGGCACATTCGACCAAATGATTCATTCGTACACTTTCTCATCTGTTGCCCCTGCCTCGTTAGCATCTGCCTCTACATCACGAGTATCGGTGGGCTTTTCCAATAGTTCTCGGTAATACTCGTGCTGGATCAAGAGATCCATGATCTCGTTCGTACCTGTCCAGATCAACATCAATCGCGCGTCCCGTAGCATTCTCTCGATGGGGTATACATTTGTGTAGCCTATACCGCCCATGATCTGCATGGCATGATTCACCGCTTGCCAGGCGGCCTCGGTGGCGAACTTCTTGGCTTCCGAGACCAGCCGCCGTATCCGGCCAGGTTCATCGCCTGCATCCACTGACCGGGCCGCGGCATAGACCAGTCCTCGCGCTGCGTCCAGCAAAGTTACACCTTCCGCCACCTTAAAACTCACTGCCTGAAAACGCCGGATTTGTTGGTCAAAGGCTTTGCGTCGGTTGCTGTAGCGGGCTGCTATCTCTAAAGCCGCCCGACCCAAGCCAATCGCCCCTGCCGCGCTGGTCATACGCTCGGGGATCATCATCCGCCAGAAGACGTCCGCTCCGCCATTCTCACGCCCCACCAGATTCTCGGCTGGTACGCGGGCCCCGCGGAAATAGATGCGCCCCGTGCCCCCGCCCCGAGTGCCCATTAGCCCGTAGACGTGCTCCACGTCCACACCCTCACCGCGCTCCACAATGAAAGCGCTTAATGACTCATGTCCGGGCCCTTCGGGCCTAGTGCGGGCATATACCAGGAAGTAATCGGCGCCCTCCGCCCCTACCACGAACCGTTTCTGGCCATGCAAGATGTAATGATCGCCTTCTCGCCGGGCCATGGTGGTACTGCCGAAGAAATCAGATCCGCCCCGCGGTTCAGTGAGGGCCTCTGCACAGGTCAGACGGCCCTCCAGAGTGGGGCGCAGATATCTCTCTTTTTGAGCCTCAGTGCCGAAGACGTGCAACGCTTCGCCAACGATGCTGGGCAGCGAGTAGAGGCAGGCCAGTGCTGCACCCAGCACTCCCACTTCCTCTAAAGCCACCATCTCATCGGTCCAGGCTAACCCTCGACCGCCGTACTGCTGCGGGAAGCGCAGCCCTAACAATTTTCGAGCAGCGGCGCGCTCCAAGAACTGGCGTGGATAGCGCACCTGCTCGGCATCCATATCCAAGATGAGTTGGCGGGGAATATCCTCTCGCACGAAGGCACGGACCTCGTCGCGTAGCGCCCGCTGATCGGGTGATAACATCGCGTCCAGCATATTAAGCCTCCCGTGTTTGGATAGTGTGGTAATTGTGGATGAAACGCCTTGAGTATACTCGAAAGCGCTCGAATATGCACACTCGCTTGTGTGTGATGCCGCGTGCGCCATTTGGCGAGCGTCCAATTGAGTAGTATTATGCGCTACAGAGAGAATTCTAATGGGGGACCGAGCAAGATGGATTTCAAAGTCATCGAAGACAAACACAGTGTTGCCCTACTCACCGACAAACTGGTATTGGGGTGGGATAAGGCGACTGGTGCCTTGATTCAATTGCACCCTGCCG
This portion of the Chloroflexota bacterium genome encodes:
- a CDS encoding ferrous iron transport protein A, giving the protein MNNECLPLSDLATGHIGVVVQLTGGRGFVCRLAALGFTPGVQVTMVQNLGHGPVIVMVRDTRVALGRGEANKVLVRPQGDSKDGATG
- a CDS encoding metal-dependent transcriptional regulator is translated as MSIVSESIQEYLEAIYKLTGEMEQPVALSTLAQQLQISPVSVNEMVRKLVEQGLALYVPYKGVSLTTEGRAQALRVIRRHRLWERFLTDVLGLPWHQVHAEACRLEHATSPLLEERIAQYLDQPRTCPHGNPIPTVAGEMTTEAGRPLAELEPGQEGVVLYVADEDPELLHYLDSLGLRPQAAVLVEAVAPFRGPLTVQIGRAHHVLGREAASLVMVRLL
- a CDS encoding acyl-CoA/acyl-ACP dehydrogenase, giving the protein MLDAMLSPDQRALRDEVRAFVREDIPRQLILDMDAEQVRYPRQFLERAAARKLLGLRFPQQYGGRGLAWTDEMVALEEVGVLGAALACLYSLPSIVGEALHVFGTEAQKERYLRPTLEGRLTCAEALTEPRGGSDFFGSTTMARREGDHYILHGQKRFVVGAEGADYFLVYARTRPEGPGHESLSAFIVERGEGVDVEHVYGLMGTRGGGTGRIYFRGARVPAENLVGRENGGADVFWRMMIPERMTSAAGAIGLGRAALEIAARYSNRRKAFDQQIRRFQAVSFKVAEGVTLLDAARGLVYAAARSVDAGDEPGRIRRLVSEAKKFATEAAWQAVNHAMQIMGGIGYTNVYPIERMLRDARLMLIWTGTNEIMDLLIQHEYYRELLEKPTDTRDVEADANEAGATDEKVYE